A window of the Mucilaginibacter sp. cycad4 genome harbors these coding sequences:
- a CDS encoding metalloprotease family protein, giving the protein MFIPGILISIATFPGIIVHEFAHLFFCRLRKVAVFDVCYFRFANPVGYVIHENTNNFYTTFLISMGPFFVNTLLCLLICIPAYIPISYFNVDHPLSYFLMWLGVSIGMHAIPSNQDAKNLFDQAKVKARKKNVLAIISFPIIGLIYLFNLLRFFWADFFYGIGIGVGLPSLLFR; this is encoded by the coding sequence ATGTTCATTCCTGGTATTCTTATCTCTATTGCTACCTTTCCCGGCATTATTGTACATGAGTTTGCACACCTGTTTTTTTGCAGGTTACGCAAAGTGGCCGTTTTTGATGTTTGTTATTTCAGATTTGCCAACCCTGTAGGTTATGTGATCCATGAAAATACAAACAATTTTTATACAACATTTTTGATAAGCATGGGCCCGTTTTTTGTAAATACCTTATTATGCCTGCTTATTTGTATCCCGGCTTATATCCCCATTAGTTATTTCAATGTCGATCACCCATTATCGTACTTTTTAATGTGGCTTGGCGTATCGATAGGAATGCATGCAATACCATCAAACCAGGATGCCAAAAATTTATTTGACCAGGCAAAAGTGAAAGCCAGGAAAAAAAACGTATTAGCCATCATATCTTTTCCTATTATCGGACTGATCTATTTATTTAACCTGCTACGTTTCTTCTGGGCAGATTTTTTCTATGGCATTGGTATCGGCGTTGGCTTACCTTCGCTGCTTTTTAGATAA